Genomic segment of Halorarum halophilum:
AAGCGTCCTCGAAACGTGTTCGTGTACGGGCCGACTGGCGTCGGGAAGACGATTGGGACCAAAGCCGTTCTCCAGAACATCCAGGACAGCATCGATGAGTTCGACTACGCTGACTCACGGTTCGAAGAGCCGAGTCTCCGGGCTGTCCACCTCGAGTGCAAGGACCTGAACACGTCCTACCAGGTAGCCGCTCACCTCGTCAACCAGCTCCGACTGGGCACTGATCGCGACCAGATCAACACGACAGGCTACCCCGAGGGACGAATCTACCAGATGCTGTTTGACGAGCTCCAGAACGTCGAGGAGTCCCACGTGCTGATCGCGCTCGACGAGATCGACAACATCGGCGGCGACGACAACATCCTGTACAAGCTCCCCCGGTGTAACAACGACAACTCGGCGAACCACGTCGACCCCGATGACACGAAGGTCGGCGTGATCGGCGTCACGAACGACGGGACGTTCAAGGACACGCTCGACCCACGGGCGAAGTCGACACTGTGTGACCGCGAGATCCACTTCCCGCCGTACAACGCAAACGAGCTCCAGACGATCATGCGGGACCGTGCACGGGTCGCGTTCCACGACGGCGTCCTCACCGACGACGTGATCCCACTCGCAGCCGCGCTCGCTGCACAACGGTCGGGATACGCGCGCACCGCACTCGATCTCCTGTACGAAGCGGCCGACCGAGCCCGTGACTCAGACGAGGGGATCATCGAGGCGCGTCACGTTCGTGAAGCAGAGGAGGGGATTCAGCAAGGAGCGATCGTGAAGGAGGTGAAGGGCCTCTCGTCCCAGGGAACGCTCGTGAGCTACGCGATGGTCAGGCTGGATGAAGAACACGAGCTCCCGGCGAAGTTAGACAAGGTGTACGCCTGGTACGAACGATTCGCAAAGCAGATCGACGCGGACACAGTGACGCCCAGGACGGTTCATACGACGCTGAACGACTTGATGATCAACGGCGTAGTTACCTCTCGCGAAGTGAACAAAGGCGTCAGCGGTGGGCGTCACTACGAGTACGAGCTGGGCTGTCCGAAAGAGCTCGTCATGGACGGGATGGAAGGCAACTCCCGTCTCTCGGATATCGACGATCGGCTCAGTTAGACGAGGGGAAGCGGTTCTTGGACGGGAGAGGATTCGAGTGGGTAGAGTCGGAGAAGATCCCCACAGCCAGGACACGTCAGTCGGAGACCAGTCGTTCCGTCGTCCGTGTCGGTCCATTCGGCTTCGTATCGTTCGAACTCGGCGTCGCAGGTGTTGCAGTTCATGATTCGTATTCCTCCATGATGTACTCGTCCAGGTCAGGGTGGTCGAGACCGGCGCGTACCAGACCCTCGAGGAAGTGCTTGTGCTTTTCCACTTCGTCGTCACCATCGAGCGTCCGCTTGGCGTTGTACCGTTTGAACGTCCGATCGAGGTCGCCCTGAAGTTGCTCACTCAGATACATCGGACATTGGCTCCGAGATCGAGTCGACTCCTCTGAAGTGCCACCACCAGCGTCCGTACCGGTTTCACGCTCCGCCCCGTCGTCCTCTTCACGCCGATGGCGCTGCTTCATCATGCTGGCGAGCTCGTCGTCGTCTTCTTCAGGCATGGTTCGTCTCCAGGTGGTCAGCGAGGCTCGCGTAGATCTCGCGAACTTCCGTCGCCTTCTTCTCGCGGTGATTATTGTCCGGGTCGTAGCCGAAGATCGACCGCTGCTGGTCGAACGCGCCTTCGATCGCGACAGTGTCCGGGACCTGGAAGACACGGTCTTCGCCCATGTTCTCGTTGAACCAGGCGATTCGCTCCTCGCTGATGCTGTTGCGAGAGGTTGCGTTGACGACGACCCCCGCGTAGTCGATCGGCCGACGGTACTCGTCGATGAGTCCATCGACCTCTCGGCGCATCAGGTTCATCGAGAACGTCGCGATCGAGTCGGGACGAGTGACGA
This window contains:
- a CDS encoding Cdc6/Cdc18 family protein; the protein is MERLTPEDEIFQNEDALRDHYPDRILERDEKLTEYQNKFKEVVRNKRPRNVFVYGPTGVGKTIGTKAVLQNIQDSIDEFDYADSRFEEPSLRAVHLECKDLNTSYQVAAHLVNQLRLGTDRDQINTTGYPEGRIYQMLFDELQNVEESHVLIALDEIDNIGGDDNILYKLPRCNNDNSANHVDPDDTKVGVIGVTNDGTFKDTLDPRAKSTLCDREIHFPPYNANELQTIMRDRARVAFHDGVLTDDVIPLAAALAAQRSGYARTALDLLYEAADRARDSDEGIIEARHVREAEEGIQQGAIVKEVKGLSSQGTLVSYAMVRLDEEHELPAKLDKVYAWYERFAKQIDADTVTPRTVHTTLNDLMINGVVTSREVNKGVSGGRHYEYELGCPKELVMDGMEGNSRLSDIDDRLS